A window of Rhipicephalus microplus isolate Deutch F79 chromosome 8, USDA_Rmic, whole genome shotgun sequence genomic DNA:
TTGTtcataatgattgatatgtggggtttaacgtcccaaaaccaccaggtGATTAtgagagtggagggctccggaaatttagaccacctggggtgctttaacgagCAGCCGAATTTGAGctcacgtgcctacagcattttcgcctccatcgaaaatgcagccgcggcagccgggattcgatcccacaacctgcgcgtcagctgccgagcaCCTTAACCAATAAACTACCAAGGTGGAGCTTGTTCATAACAAACTACACCAGCAAATCTGTACTCCTTTAACATGTACAGTGCGTCTTGATATGTGCTTGTATGTCGGCTATGTAGTCCAGGCCGAAGGCCTTCCCTGATTTCAGTGGCCCTCACCTGCAAACCGAAGTGCATCCTGAGGCTATTGCCGTGCGTCTTGAAGCGAATCATAGGCTCGATGCGGTAGCCGAAGAAGTAGCCGGGGCTACTCGGCACATCTGTCATTCCATCCCTGAGTGCGACTTCCTTGAGCGCCGCGTAGCCTGCTACGCACCAGTCGTGACAGACGCTGCACGCGACGGGACTTTGGTGTGGTGCGAAGGGTTCCGTCTTGTCGCTGCTAGTATCGCCGGAGTCGCTGCGGTTCAGTTGGCGAGCCTGGTATTCCTTCCACGCCCTGAGCACTTCACTGATGCCTTCACGAAGCTGCTTGGCCAAGGAGCTGCGAGGAAAGTGAAATTAACGGATGAATGGAAAGCAAACACAACTTTACGCCATCGCTACCTAAAATTCTCTCTGAGGTATCAGTTTGAGAAATCGACGAAGGTACACGACTAACACATGCGTCAATAGTAGGGCAACGACTCAAGTATAGCCCATTGACATGCAATGTTTACAACAGCTAGGCGTAAATATACTTTGCCTCTTCTTAAACGACCCTACGACAGCCGCTATACTGTTCATTAAGGAATAGCACTGGTGATATTTTCGCTGGTATGAAGGTCTCTTCCTATAGGAGCCTGTGAAAAATCACTTTCTTGTATACGTTGTCTGCTTGTTAGGTGGTGGCAGTGACGATGATTCTGCCACGGGCGGCGTTATTATCCGGGGTTTTACGccgaaaatcacgatatgattttgagagacgccgtagtaaagggctctggaaatttcgaccccctagAGTTGTTtatcatgcacctaaatctatgtgCACGAGCCTGAAAACATTATCGCCTCGGCGGTAGCCTGGCAGACCTGGCAGGTAATAGATGAATACCAAGAACGGGGCTCACGCATTGAATTGTGGGCTACGATGGCCGTCTGCACCGATTTTCGGCTCGAGGCACCGTGATGCAGTGCGGATATTCTTGCCAGTGTCGCAGTGCCGACATTTTTTGCGTGCTCCACCTTGCAGTCGTGGCGCCATTTTCTTATAAATTACTGCGTAATACTTTGGAGTGCTATGCAGGATGATTGAATAAGAAATGAAATCACTACGAGATAGTTATAATCGTGCGAGGggtaatttttttcattgaagtGTCTTGCACCTTCGGACACATGCTTGTTGTTTTTGCAGCGAAGGTTACATCGCGCACGTTTTGTCACATACAAAGCTTTCCTGCACATCATGAAATTGCGGAATATCCGTTCACTTCTTTTCATGTTGCTCACGTACCCGTAAAATGAAATATATACTTTTTTGTTGCAAAGATACCATTCCAGGCTCGATATAGCGAATGGCCGTGGCACTGGGTTTCGAACACTATATATAAACGAAACGTGCTTCAAGTTCCCTGGCTTTTTTAAAAGCCACTAAATATCTACTTAGATTAGGTGTGATCCTTCACACGCTTGAACAACGTTTTTCAATGCATGCAAAATTATCTGCACTCAGCGTAAAGTTGTGCAAAAGCCGCCTTTTAGGCTATCTACACGCTTGCAAGTCTGGCATAACACAGACACCATATCATGGTACTCGTTTCTTCAAAAGCAACTTCAATCGTTTTACGTCGCACGATATCATTATTTGAGTGGGCGTATTGTTCTGTGGGCTTCTTTACTCACTCACATGTAGCAATAAATTTCCAGATATTTAGCGATGGAGATTATACAATATAAACATACTGTATCGGCATACTTGATCACGCAAATTAGGCGTACATGTGCAAACATCGTACGTATATTGACAAATGACAGCATGTGAGGATACGTGTGAGTGATTCCGACTTGGTTCGTTGAGTGTATGCACTCGAACAAACTAAATCGAGGTGATTCTGCAAAATATTACAGCGTGTTTCAAAGCATAACCGCATGCTAGGCTCGAAACCTCCTCCTCTCAACGTTCCCCGTTTTCGCCCATGTCCACGTCTCGCTTCATTCCCTGAAGTGCACGAAATATGATCTAtgtgctcagaaaaaaaaaactttaagaaCACAATCATTGAACAAGCGGCAGCAAAAGCGTCAAAGAATTTCACGTGTTTCCTCCCCGGTTACACTGCGCAGCAGGTACATTGAAGCAGCGAAGGGATAGGCCTCGAACCGGAAGTACCGTAGCAGACGATGTGCCGTTTCGCTATCCACCTATTGCTCCGCCTGAGCGACTCTGTTCACCATAGTGCGGTACACTATACGTCGATTAAGCCTGTGCGCTTGTGTATTTGGTCTATAGTTACACCGGTGCACGTGCAATTGTTGTCACGTAGTGCATACAGCGTCATAAGAAAGCCGCCATGTGGGTGAGCTTAACGTTCTAGATTATTTCAAcaatgacaatttttttttcacccgttAATCGAGTCATGCAAAACACCTGCATAGCTGAGACACTCGcatatgccacgacgtattcgcAAAAGCTCGCATGAGTGACCCGGAGCAAACAAAGTGAACACTCTCACACTGACGTCGTAGTGGTGGATCCTTACGGAACGAAACACCGCGAATACGCATAACGcttgcaggggcgtagccagaaaattTGTTTTTTCGGAGGCGGCTTCAAGAATACCTTACGTACGTtcgtgtgtgcgtttgtatgtggGTGTGCATATATGCGTAAGTAAAACGGAAGCAAGAGAGAAGTGTTAACACCAACCCCCCTTGCTGCACCACTGAATGCTTGAATAGCAGATATCGTACATGTGGAGTTACGTCACTTTTGTTCATCTGAGCTATTGTTCAATGAAGCATGCAGTGTAGTTGCACCGACAAACGCATGCGTCCGACATCGCTGCCTGTTAAGGTCTAAAAAAAACCGTTGAATACGGGGCACCGCTAGAGCCAATGCTTCAACAATTGGCCGTTTCttcttcaatgaaaaaaaaaaaaactgcatactGCATTGAACTTGCGCTATCTTGAAGAAGACCGGACCCCACGTCGAAACGTTAGCTTCAACGACCCCCTGTCGTCATGGATTTCTAATCTCTTCAAGCTTCTACCTTCTACTTAGCTTCTACTAACTAAACCCTAAAGAAAATGAAGGTTATTGACTACCCTCCAAACAAAATCTTTCAAGATCTGTACATGTGGCTAGGCAAAAAATTCAGCGTTAGGCATACGATGCAAAGTTCGAGAACCTTAAGCCTAGCCGGAGCAGCCATTGTCATGGCTCTCAAAACGTCATTTGGTTTGGAGTGGTGTCAGTGACATTCTACATGACTAACACTACTGTTACCTGTCCAGTTGGTTTTCCGCAGATATCTCCGAACCCTTAGCATGCTTTTTGCGCCATACGGCTGCAACATCCAGCTTACATGGACCTAGATGCAGAAGGTTTCTAGGTGAAAAACGCACACTTCATACACAAGCCATGGTGAAAAGAGAAATTTCTGACAACCCGTGGTGAGAGATAACAGGCCCACAAAGGGTATCTTCTAATTGGGAGTCTACGTACATTCAATGCCAAAATAAAGAGCACATTATATTTTTTTTGCCAGTCGAACCGGAGGTTTTTCCACTATTGTAAAATCTGAGCTTTAGCACGCTTTTAATGGCGTTCACGTTACTGCATCCTCGTATTTAAATTCAAGTTTGAGTTTGAGTTATTTGTTCACGTAGAGGAAGCCAATCGTATGTCCCACATTTTTAATGGACGCTGAGGTAGGCTCAGTGGCTGAAACTTCATACATTAACTTGTTGTCCTCCCCCatgttgactggcggaacaggggagagtcttgtcctgcagtgggcataaTCAGGCTTATAATAATGATAATTCCATTAGCTTGTCAGCACTCTAGGTTCAAATGAACACACTAGTGGACAGACATTGCAATATCAGTATTTGTGTCTCAGCATTACGCATTGTCCAGACGTGCACGAAGTACAACTGCAGCTACGGTGCACTGAATGCTTCCCACGTAGTAAAGAGCAGCCGAAAGCACTGCACACTATTACTGAGGATAATCGAATACCTGACATTACCCTCTCGATGCTTCAAAGAATGTCTCTTTCCAGGAATCTCCGCACTTTCATTACGGGCGTCCGGCGAGATTTTCTCCATAGCCGTAAGAACGGCGAAGCTTTGGGCGAACAGTTCTTTGAGCTCCTTGAGGTCTGCTTCGAGAGATTCCTTCTGCGTGGTCGCGAGCGCCAATGCCGCGTTGGCTTCCTTCAATTCATCTTCGGCCTGTACGTTGACGTTACACTCGCAACACTGGGTTTGGGCTTCCCTCGTAGCCGCAATAGTCGTGACCCGCAGGACGGCTGAAGAGCGTCCCGTACCGCGTTCTTCCAGGACATCATCGCACTGACTCTCAGCGTCTCTCATCGTAACAGGACCCGGCGTGACGGCTGACAAACGTACGGACTTGAGGGCGTGTTCCGCGATTTCACCGCACTGGCTCTGCGCGTCGCTCGTGGCAGGAACAGCCGAGCCCGGCACGACGGCCGTGCGACACCCGGACTTCAGGTGTTCCACGATGTCCCTGTGAAGAACCGTGGCGCCGCACTTTGGGCACGAGGCGGCGTGGAAGGCGCATTCATTGCTAAAGTGGTCGGCAAGCTTGGAAACCTGGACGACTTCGTCGCATCCGTGCACATCGTTCCAGCATCGTACCTGCGGGTCCCAGAAATACCGCACAGATGCCAAACTGAATTTCGATTAttttaaatgaaaatgaagccgAATCGAGCGCGATGCTCCTAAACAATAGCCACTGTGCCAGAGATGTGTGGGCGAGCTGGTACATAACTTagacttgaaagaaaaaaagcacaaaaataagATGAACAAAAATGACGTGCGGGTGGGCACCGACTGCTATTGCCAAAGCCGCACCGGAGACATTCGAAACCTTTGCCATTCACCAAACGGGCGATGTGTAAACATTCCGTTGCTTaatctgtttgaaaaaaaaacaactattgACGTCACCTACGGGACGAAAAATTTTAACTTCATCATTTTTATTTTTCGTGTATATACATAGTTTTGGTATCGTCAATAAAATTTTGAGTTGGCAATCAGTGCCGTCCTCCCGCCACCTTCATTCGTGCTGTATTTGCAcagtttttgttttcaagtttcaTGTTATTGAAGCTTCGGTtttgttaaaaaaagaaataaatttgaACAAGGTTTAGTGTAGCGCAGAAAGACGCACAGACACGAGAAGGCACAAAAGGACCCTACAATGCACTGCTAGCAATAACCTGTTTGTTGTGAAGAGTAAGACAGACATGTTCAACACGTGCAGTCTATTCGTGCATGCGCGAAGTATAGACTTAAGAGAAGTCACGACAAGGATGGCATCGTAAACTAGCGCTTGAGCAATAACCCAAACTTCTCAGATGACAATGCTTTCAATGCCTTGCTAAGACACAAGTCATCGTTGTTGAAGTTCGGCTTCAACAATCAGATGCGTGATCTCTACTTTATGTCATCATACAGTGACTGCTACGATACAAAGTCTGCCGTCACAGGCATGAACGTGGAATCTTGGGTTCTGCGTCTCGAAACCTTgatgtggttatgagagacgccgtagcggaaggctcctgaaattttgaccatctggtgttctttaacgtgcgctacAAGGGCCTCTACCATTGCACCTCCGTTGAGATGGTAGAAAAGTTGGCTAAAGAGCCCCACCCTCCTGCTCCTTTTGAGGTATATTCTATGGTTTAGAAATTCATcaaatcctgtttttttttctgttttatttgggggggggggggtggcgttgAAGAAAAACCCTTAGTATAAAGCGTGCGAGTGAACCTAAAGAGACGGGCAATACGTTGGAACTTCAGATTATCATGTTGTATTATGCCCTTTAGATTTACGCTGAAGTTTGTTGCTGCTCGAACTCCAGCTTAGTCGGGGGTACAATTACAAACAATGCTATGAAGTGCTACATAGTGAAGTGTCGTTAAAGCATAAGTAAAACAGCTTTGGATTTCTGGGCCTGCATTGAGACAGGAAATTAATCGCGAATCTTTAGCTGTGAAGACAGTTTCGCCTTTGTAAACTTCTGGCATGTTTCTTACATTTGTTAACTCGAACATTCATGAAAGTGGCAAACCACAAGTCAGTTGATTTGTAAAATATTTTGTGGAGCTAGGTAATGTTCATAAAGAATATGTTGTCGTTTCTTTAAGTGAATTTGCGTAGGTCGCATAGAACAACCATTGAATGACAGGACGCTCTGAAGTAGTTATTGaccgagaaatcttggatggcattTCATCAACTCGGAATAACTAGtggtcgaggaaaaaaaaaggtttaaatTTGTTAGGCCTGGATACAAGACTGGTACGCTGCATAATCAAGGTGCGTGCGTTTATCTGCACAATGTTACATTCCCCTGTCTACTTTTCAAATGGTCAGTGCTCTTCTTTTTTGCCACTCAGGAACATTTAATGTGAATGAACTGTGAACTACAAAGACAATTTGAGGGCTCAAATCAAAGGAAGCTAAAAATGCCTGAATTTTTTGTCACTTCTGTTCTCCGTTGACAGGCTGCGTAAGTCAAAGCAGTTTCATAATGGCCTAACTTGCGTACAATAAAAGCCTGTTTACATAAAATGATTCGAGTTGGGCTTGTGTAGAGAACATGACAAGCTTTGATATATACAAAAATAGAAGTGACAGCACAATGACGCACCAAGCTCTGCTCTCCTCTTGCACCACTCTGTCTCTGTAGCGCTGTCCATCAATATATGTACTGTCGACAGTTGTCATgcttgtccatccatccatctaagcaaacacacacacacacacacacacacacacacacacacacacacacacacacacacacacacacacacacacacacacacacacacacacacacacacacacacacacacacacacacacacacacacacacacacacacacacacacacacagagagagagagagagagagagagagagagagatacgtgTAGCGTACTGTTGAGTTGTAGGCCAAACAGCAAGTTTGTGGAATGCGCAATGTTCGAGAAAGCTATATAGTAACTTTCTTCGAAAACATGACCTCCAAACCACCTATTGGTAGTGTGATACTACATGTTATCCGGAGGCTGTAGCTATAGCTTGTAGTTGGTATTTCTACTCACACAGTCGCTAGCTAGATTAGAAACATAATGCACTGAAAGAAAAGAAATTCGCCTTTGTTAGGGCGTTAGCCTCTTGTAAACACTTGCTGATGGGTTTGAATATGGAGTTTTGAACTAAACTTCAGTCATAGAGGAACAGAGCTAGGGACAAAGCAAGGCACTGCAATGTAATATAATTTTGCACCCATTCTTTTGAGTCTACCCTTACTTCCCGCCCCTTATAATGCCGAACGTTTAGCATAAAAAAATAACTGATTAATCGGGTTGGTGATTTATAATAGTCGAAATGCGAGCGCACTTTTCTCGGGCTTCCGTTGTCCCTGTGCAGCCACGCGATCGGAATTCAAGTACAAGATCAGGCTGCACCGGTGGCAACCTCTCGCATTTTTCCTCCCCAAAACATTATCCCTGTCAAACACAGCTGCAAGCGAAGAAAATCAATTTCGATGCCTCACCTTCCTCCGCATAAAGCTCTCCAGGGACAGCGTTATCCACTCCGCGTCTTCGCGCGCGAAGCCTTGGCCGTCGAGCGGGCAAACGCCCCCTTGCCGGAGCGAGCCGTCGAAACACAGGCGGCACAGCACGTGAGCGCAGGGCAGTTGCACCGTCGCGTCCGGTATGAGGCCGCACAGGCTGCACACCCGCACCGAAGGCACGGGACCCACGAACCGCGTCGGTCTCCAGTCCAGGTCACGAGAGTAACCCACCAACGTGTACGAGCTCCGAGGGCCCATCTCGGCAGCGGCGGCGTTCATGCGGACCTCAACGCCACTTTGGCTGGGCCAGCGATTTGAGGAAGCGCCCTTATCGACTACACCGATCAGTGCATCGGTGATAAGTGGCCGATTGTCTTCCCGGTTGGGTCAGTCAGCTACTCTATCCTAAAAGGCGAACAACTTATCGATAAGCTATCTGGTCCCACAGCAACGCCTTCATTAGTGTCGCCTTCTCGTATTCCCAAAGGGTAGGGCACTCTTGAACTGTCACTCCTTATCACTCGAATGAAGTGAAAAGGCGATGGAAACCTGCCTGTAACTTCGATTCGACGACCACTGCAGCAGAGCGAGCACTCGGCTGAACGAGGTCAATCCATGTTTTTCAAAAGACGGTCGGAGTCCAGTACCTTACCTCCTCCGCAACACCGATGACCGAGATTACGCGCCGAGCGGATTCACACAGCAATCGTTCGGCACTCTGATAAGGTGACGTAGAAGAAGGCGTGGGAGAGGAAACGACGACGTTCCGATGGTATCTAATCATCGTGCTGATGTCGCCCTTGCTGTCTGCAAAAAACTGCCTCGGCGAGACAACAGAAGCAAAGCACGTCAACGGCAACGCGATAAGTCCTATCCGGATAAACCAATGGAGACCGGGAGCGAGCCTCTAGCAGGGCGCGGCCTTTGGCGAGTGTTGAAGGAAGAGCAGGCGCCTTCACGATAAGGTCAGCCGATGCAAACTAAGCTGTTGCTTTCGGCGAGCGGCAGCGTAGACACGGGCACGGCGCACGCGCTCAGAGCGTGTAGATGCCGCTTTAGGTCTTGCGAATCGCGAAAGCTTTGCGTGGTCTTCACCTCCCTCGAAGCCAAACTATGCGCGAAGGAAAGCGGGAGACCGGGCCTGCTGGTACGTCAACGGAACAGCTGCGCCGATTGCGGCTCGTGGCACTGGATTGATGTATggggcgtgcgtgtgtgcgtcgtAGCATTGTTTCCTTGCGAAGACTGCCCGGCTCGCTGGGCCGATGACTTTTGATATCAAACGTTACTCCTTTGGCCTTTTGCTCTCTGCTATAGAGCGATGGAATTCATCAAGCTCGCGGCGAGACGTCGCCCCGCGAACGCTGCAGCACATTCCAAAGCAGTTGGCGCAGCTCTTTCGACGCATCCCTCTCTTCtttcattgtttttgttttcgaGCTTGGCTGTGTCTCAGGTTCCTTTAACTGCTAAGACGTAGCCATTTCGCTAGAGAAATTTTAATATATTTATCCCACATCAAGCAAAATGTAACTAAAAAACCATTTTCTTTGTTAGAGACAACATAATGAGAATtgaaagacagtaatgccacggAAAGCATAGGGGACGTTATTGGCAGAACACGTATCAGAATAGTGGAGATGTAACTGTGTAATGTAGTTCTTTCCATTCACGTTAATTCTAACGTGAATGGAAAGAACTACAGATGTAATTCTACATCTAATAACGTCGCCCATGCTTTTTGTCATTTTTGTATGTTAGTTATCAATAATATCACTCATATAGAACTTCAACTTATCATAAAACCATCAAAGAGGAAGACGAGATTGGTGCTGATTCTCAATAATATCACTCATATAGAACTTCAACTTATCATAAAACCATCAAAGAGGAAGACGAGATTGGTGCTGATAATTGTTATACATTCCTAACATGATGAATGAGTCAGCCCACAAAAAAATGATGTATTCATCGCCAAATTATTGCTTTGAGGTACCTCCATCAAATTATTACACGGGCTGAGTGGCAGTTATTTGAAGCTCATTGTCTTGCTTGCATTTTTAGTAAGAAGGGGACATAATTTAGCTCTCCTTTTCGGCACATTATCATTTTTCTATGTCGAGGAGCATATTTGGAAGTCCAATTCGCTAAATTAACTTGACTCTTCCTGTATCAATTTTTTTGCACGCAAACCAACAAATAAGAATGGAGATGCTGACACAGGGCTCCACTTTTCGCGTCCTTGTTAGTTTGTGCACTGAAAGCTGAAAGAAATTATGAACACGCCCGAGAATATGCTTTATCCCAACTATTTCCAATTATTCATTCAGAGCGTCACTCTTAGTGTCTATGTTTTGGAGCTTCGACCCCAGTTTTAGAGCTTCAAGACAAGTCCCATTTCTAACCTAATTTACAATTGACCATCATGCAAGAACATAAATTTTCTCTTCACTATTCCTATTGCTTCATTCAGAGCTTCAACCACAGTTCATTATGTTTTCCTTTGATCGCGGTGAGACCCGCGTTTGCACTGCTCAGTAGACCCGAAAGAAAGAAACATTGATGGTGGTCTAACTGAGCTATGTCTGGTTATGCGTAGAGAGAGGTACAGTTAATCTTAATCTTTATCGTCAAGAAAATTTCAAGAGCGCGATAATAAAGACAAATACACAAAGATAAGCTGGCGCGGACGTTGCGCATTTGTCTGAGTTCGTGTTTATTCTCGCATGgtttaaattgtttttttttcgacaaacGGCCAACTCCTCCAAATACTCATGCTATTCGCTTATTTGTTTAGATTGGTTCCCTGTATGGCTACGCTTATCGAGGCGTGCGGCTCGTTCTTCCCGCGTCTTCTGTTATGAGTTGATTTAAAAAGGAGATCATCACATTATATGGTGTCTTACTCACGAAGGTCTGGAGGGGAACGTCAGGGCAGACCGTAGAGCTCGAGGCTTCACCAACCGAATGACGGCAGGCACAGGTTGAGCCCTAGTCTACGTGGCATCCTTCTCCGACAAATGGAGCAACGAAGAGAGTATGGCCTTTCACATACAGGcttggatagccaacaaagaagGGTTTGGAGATGtatacaaaccaatagctttccaAATCTGTAATACCAAAGTAGACCGCTTCCCACAAAAATTAGAAAACGATGACCATGGTATCCAGACACACCGACACTCAGCCACATAGCGATGGAGTGCACCGAGAGGCTATGACGCATTGACAACCCACACGTTACTAAAACATCCGAACATATTACACAGACAGTGGAAGGTATGACTTGCCGACGAGTCGAAGCAGCGCGAAAcagctttgcttgaccaggccCAGCGAGCAGCTCGTGCCAGGGGAGCCCTAGATTGAGGGTCTGAACACAAGTGCCTGCAGTTGGTGTTGCTGTTTTCCTCTGTACACGAATCGTACccaataaattgattgattgattgattgatatgtgggctttaccgtcccaaaaccaccatatgattatgagagacgccgtagtggagggctccggaaattttgaccacctggaattctttaacgtgcacccaaatctgagcacacgggcctacaacatttccgcctccatcggaaatgcagccgccgcagccgggattcgatcgtaCCCAATAAAGGAAATTGGCCGTTTATAAGGTAAATttcatcatttctttttttttctcaacaagGTTACTTCCTCCTTTTCCTCCTTTATCTCCTCGCCTTGTCGCTGCCTCCTCTTCGAGTTCCGAAGATGAAGCCTGACCCCATCGTGTTTATCTCTATTCGCACTTCATATCTACCGACACATACTACCGAGACGCCCCTCTTATATATACGATGCAACGCTGGCTCCTTATCTGTCGTTGCAGCATTGTTTCACCAGATCTTCCTGTAACGTCACCTGGTAGTGCGGCGAGTGGCGCTGCCAGCTGCGGTGATTGCTAGGAAACGGCTCAGCTCTCAGTTCGGCCACAGGCCAGAGCAAAACGGCGATAATACACCCACTGCAGCtctcactacaaaaaaaaaatctggaggCGATTTGAATCTTTCATTTATTTGTGGGGGAGGAGCAATCGCACGTTAACATTTATGCACCCCAGCGCATTCCTTGCGTCGACATGATGCTTCGCTGCGCTGCCGAAGAGGATCATGGAGGCCGCGGAGAAAGAATTGCGTGGTTGTGATTTGCTCCGCCAGGTGCCACAAAGATCTCAGCTGCTAACGCATGGAAAAGTCCACACTTTCAACAATTTCATGCTAATAATCTTCATTTGTTATCCAGCAAGTTATTTTACCTTTTAAGTGAACTTGATATGATATGTATCGAAAGCAACTCTTAAAAGGAAATAGCCTCAATTCCGTGGCATTTTTATGTTTAATAGCAATGCTGTTAGTCAGTAATTACTTCTATTACATTGACTAAATAATAAACATCTTTTCTGAAATAACTTGCTTAAATATCACATTCTGTTACTAAATCAGCAGGCCACTAGAGTTACCCTTCGTGTGCCGAAgagttgcagccttgaaaaagaccACCCTTTGTCGAGAGGTTCAAAACTCCCCTTAGGCCTGACGTGTCAAAATCTGGAC
This region includes:
- the LOC119164220 gene encoding TNF receptor-associated factor 3 isoform X2 yields the protein MNAAAAEMGPRSSYTLVGYSRDLDWRPTRFVGPVPSVRVCSLCGLIPDATVQLPCAHVLCRLCFDGSLRQGGVCPLDGQGFAREDAEWITLSLESFMRRKVRCWNDVHGCDEVVQVSKLADHFSNECAFHAASCPKCGATVLHRDIVEHLKSGCRTAVVPGSAVPATSDAQSQCGEIAEHALKSVRLSAVTPGPVTMRDAESQCDDVLEERGTGRSSAVLRVTTIAATREAQTQCCECNVNVQAEDELKEANAALALATTQKESLEADLKELKELFAQSFAVLTAMEKISPDARNESAEIPGKRHSLKHREGNVSSLAKQLREGISEVLRAWKEYQARQLNRSDSGDTSSDKTEPFAPHQSPVACSVCHDWCVAGYAALKEVALRDGMTDVPSSPGYFFGYRIEPMIRFKTHGNSLRMHFGLQVMRGENDEQLLWPFHHYVRLWFVVPSGEASSGLPLEIVPEAVDGHLYAKPTEGSRGNGHCLSTASVDLRALESGGYVENDKLRLRFEVLP
- the LOC119164220 gene encoding TNF receptor-associated factor 6 isoform X1, whose translation is MNAAAAEMGPRSSYTLVGYSRDLDWRPTRFVGPVPSVRVCSLCGLIPDATVQLPCAHVLCRLCFDGSLRQGGVCPLDGQGFAREDAEWITLSLESFMRRKVRCWNDVHGCDEVVQVSKLADHFSNECAFHAASCPKCGATVLHRDIVEHLKSGCRTAVVPGSAVPATSDAQSQCGEIAEHALKSVRLSAVTPGPVTMRDAESQCDDVLEERGTGRSSAVLRVTTIAATREAQTQCCECNVNVQAEDELKEANAALALATTQKESLEADLKELKELFAQSFAVLTAMEKISPDARNESAEIPGKRHSLKHREGPCKLDVAAVWRKKHAKGSEISAENQLDSSLAKQLREGISEVLRAWKEYQARQLNRSDSGDTSSDKTEPFAPHQSPVACSVCHDWCVAGYAALKEVALRDGMTDVPSSPGYFFGYRIEPMIRFKTHGNSLRMHFGLQVMRGENDEQLLWPFHHYVRLWFVVPSGEASSGLPLEIVPEAVDGHLYAKPTEGSRGNGHCLSTASVDLRALESGGYVENDKLRLRFEVLP